A genomic region of Colletotrichum destructivum chromosome 1, complete sequence contains the following coding sequences:
- a CDS encoding Putative F-box domain-containing protein — METLPQEVVDQIASNLYRSDLKNLLLLSPKLHMAAEKYSEGFTRCRLQRKDLDEFVDKFRGQRFCWLHELEFDLGPPGNPAGDDGIDSANGRDDDKIHGHDLSDQIHALFNALKTLEDADAPQGTIQLKIISSGRAGTVPTEPTAGCCYVRLERPQKLPVLQSIGSLYIGPPENQQASNFNPKLALRTPLDLSSKLPNLRMIRFDLADEHDCDAETERARVEAREDFARAVGTTTTTTTTTTTTLQTKRAEIIFQGRKAHELLDHDSAMPNLVRAGPGDDLFSSSLRVLCRHLTQLQLTAVIDKSFFWPGDGRGDVWPNMESLEVKFHPATPAGSWYFMGPRGEGRGVQGYPVDGIEYSGGGRAAEGDTIVMGHAPCRPSGWRVQPNPDTLYPFLAAFAKAAAKMPRLKEAMIWSPIWWSPGSHARSRFAYHSAFDMVHNQRPLGWGIGYNAPESEEESGAQVSDDENVRIFEWRTGSWEPDETMKDLFHEIGREEHGEEYDDDWDPGANQEDLFFEGFCFGKTLD, encoded by the coding sequence ATGGAGACCCTGCCCCAGGAAGTTGTCGACCAAATCGCCTCCAACCTGTATCGATCGGATCTGAAGAACCTCTTGTTACTGTCACCAAAGCTCCAcatggcggcggagaagtACTCTGAGGGGTTCACGAGGTGTAGGCTGCAACGGAAGGACCTAGACGAGTTCGTCGACAAGTTCCGCGGGCAACGCTTCTGTTGGCTCCACGAGCTGGAATTCGACTTGGGGCCGCCTGGGAATCCGGCAGGCGATGATGGCATCGACTCGGCCAATGgtcgagacgacgacaagatccACGGCCATGACCTCTCAGACCAGATCCATGCGCTCTTCAACGCACTGAAAaccctcgaggacgccgatGCGCCGCAGGGCACCATACAACTAAAGATCATCAGCTCCGGCCGGGCCGGCACCGTGCCTACCGAGCCAACTGCAGGCTGCTGCTATGTTCGTCTGGAACGCCCGCAGAAGCTGCCGGTACTTCAAAGCATAGGATCCTTGTACATCGGACCCCCTGAAAATCAGCAGGCATCAAACTTCAACCCCAAGCTTGCGTTGAGAACGCCCCTGGACCTGTCGTCGAAGCTGCCGAATCTACGGATGATACGCTTCGACCTCGCGGACGAGCACGACTGCGACGCGGAGACGGAACGCGCACGAGTCGAGGCAAGAGAAGACTTTGCGCGAGCCgtcgggacgacgacgacgacgacgacgacgacgacgacgacgctgcagACGAAACGGGCCGAGATCATCTTCCAGGGGAGAAAGGCCCACGAACTCCTCGACCACGACTCCGCGATGCCCAATCTCGTCCGAGCCGGGCCCGGAGACGACCTGTTCAGCTCAAGCCTCCGGGTCCTCTGCCGTCACCTCACCCAGCTGCAACTtaccgccgtcatcgacaagTCGTTCTTCTGGCCCGGGGACGGACGGGGCGATGTCTGGCCCAATATGGAGTCGCTGGAGGTCAAGTTCCACCCGGCCACGCCTGCGGGGTCCTGGTACTTTATGGGGCCGcgcggggaggggagaggcgTCCAGGGCTATCCCGTCGACGGTATCGAGTACTCTGGCGGGGGcagggcggccgagggcgataCCATCGTCATGGGCCACGCGCCCTGCCGGCCGTCGGGATGGCGTGTCCAGCCCAACCCGGACACGCTGTATCCGTTCCTCGCCGCGTtcgccaaggcggcggcgaagatgcCGCGGCTGAAGGAGGCCATGATATGGTCGCCCATCTGGTGGTCGCCGGGGAGCCACGCCAGGTCGAGGTTCGCATACCACAGCGCGTTCGACATGGTTCACAACCAGCGACCGCTGGGGTGGGGGATCGGATACAACGCgcccgagagcgaggaggagtCCGGGGCGCAGGTAtcagacgacgagaacgTCCGGATATTCGAATGGCGAACGGGCAGCTGGGAGCCGGACGAGACGATGAAGGACCTCTTCCATGAGATTGGGCGAGAAGAGCATGGCGAGGAGTATGACGACGATTGGGACCCCGGCGCGAACCAGGAAGACTTGTTCTTTGAAGGGTTCTGTTTTGGGAAAACGCTCGACTGA
- a CDS encoding Putative berberine/berberine, FAD-binding domain, PCMH-type, FAD-binding, type PCMH, subdomain 2: MYFRAALVAQFLIALANSASTLDSLTSCLGAASVAVAPSIPIAYNIRLPYTPLAVAVPTTTAQISSAVKCGAQNGVSVSAKSGGHSYTSSSFGGEDGHLVINLDRMYAVKVATDGTAKVQAGARLGHVATELYKQGKRALSHGTCPAVGIGGHSLHGGHGMVSRTYGLTTDWIKGATVVLANGTITYCSATERPNLFWALRGAGSSMVIVAELDFNTFAAPEQVTYFDISLAWDAKKAPQVLLDAQEFAKGMPAELTMAASFNKNGYYFNGAYVGGQTAFQNAVQPLLAKLGVKVSSSKTVGWIDFIKHYSGTAEIDITTPTYNEHENFYASSITTPSLSKSQLESLVSAIERTGFATTRSWFLHMNFHGGDYSAITRPKPTDTAYVHRDKMLLFQLKDSVPQSQQYPGEGLAFLRGLRESISKGLASSEWGMYANYPDSEIGSDAPRLYWGNNLRRLEWVKADYDPDNVFRDAQSIKPAV, translated from the exons ATGTACTTCCGAGCAGCCCTGGTTGCTCAATTTCTCATTGCTCTCGCGAACTCGGCATCAACCCTGGATTCTCTAACATCTTGCCTCGGCGCCGCatccgtcgccgtcgctccGTCTATTCCCATCGCCTACAACATCCGTCTTCCGTACACGCCCCTCGCGGTGGCCGTTCCCACAACGACCGCGCAGATATCGTCCGCTGTGAAGTGCGGTGCACAGaatggcgtcagcgtcaGCGCCAAGAGCGGCGGCCACAGCTACACGTCTTCCAGCTTCGGCGGGGAAGACGGCCATCTGGTGATCAACTTGGACCGCATGTACGCCGTGAAGGTCGCCACCGACGGCACGGCCAAGGTACAGGCGGGTGCCAGACTGGGGCATGTGGCTACGGAGTTGTACAAACAAGGCAAAAGGGCGCTCTCTCATGGGACATGTCCAGC CGTGGGAATCGGTGGGCACTCTCTtcacggcggccacggcaTGGTCTCCCGGACGTACGGACTTACTACAGACTGGATCAAGGGCGCGACCGTCGTCCTGGCCAACGGGACCATCACATACTGCTCCGCGACCGAGCGTCCGAACCTCTTTTGGGCGCTCCGCGGCGCGGGCTCCTCCATGGTCATCGTGGCCGAGCTCGACTTTAACACCTTTGCCGCCCCCGAGCAGGTGACATACTTCGACATCAGCCTCGCCTGGGATGCCAAGAAGGCCCCGCAGGTCCTCCTGGACGCCCAGGAGTTCGCAAAGGGCATGCCGGCGGAGCTGACGATGGCTGCTTCGTTCAACAAGAACGGGTATTATTTCAACGGCGCTTACGTCGGCGGCCAAACGGCTTTCCAGAACGCCGTGCAGCCCCTTCTCGCCAAGTTGGGCGTCAAGGTATCGAGCTCGAAGACGGTGGGATGGATAGACTTCATAAAGCACTACTCAGGCACCGCAGAGATTGACATTACTACACCGACATACAATGAG CACGAAAATTTCTACGCTTCGAGCATTACAACGCCGTCGCTATCGAAATCACAACTGGAGTCTCTTGTCAGCGCCATTGAAAGAACTGGTTTCGCCACAACCCGCTCCTGGTTCTTGCACATGAACTTCCACGGAGGCGACTACTCTGCCATCACGCGCCCAAAGCCCACAGACACGGCGTACGTGCACCGGGACAAGATGCTCCTGTTCCAGCTCAAGGATAGCGTCCCGCAGAGTCAGCAGTACCCCGGCGAGGGGCTTGCGTTTCTTCGAGGGCTCAGGGAGAGCATAAGCAAGGGGCTAGCGAGCAGCGAGTGGGGGATGTACGCGAATTACCCAGACTCGGAAATCGGCAGTGACGCACCGAGACTGTACTGGGGAAACAATCTTCGGAGGCTAGAATGGGTGAAGGCTGATTATGACCCCGACAACGTCTTCAGAGATGCTCAGTCTATAAAACCTGCAGTATAG
- a CDS encoding Putative purine-cytosine permease yields MADNLESQRDQSHHDDKQARESPDVQQHQPGRHGKSLVRRVLMAGRVEEGGIEPIPLEARTNTKYFNAFTIWCSINTNILAITFGMLGPVSFGLGLRDSALVILFFNLLSTLAPAFLSTWGPKTGMRQMIQARFSFGYYFVYIPVVLNLATLTGFCVIICVIGGQCLSAVSEGDLSTAVGIVLIGIAALLISFCGFNVLHFYEGYAWMPALVAIIIAVGCGGQQLKQQAAAEPATASGVLSFGGVIASYMLPWACIASDLTTYFDPTKRLVSHRIFAYSYLGLVVPTILLMTLGAAIGGAMGNIPEWQDGFSSTLVGGVLGAMLAPAGGFGKFILVVLAFTLLANISGTMYAITLNFQTLIPTFRLPRYVFSVVVTAIIIPIAIRAAHDFFLSLENFIALIGYWSASFIGIVVAEHFVFRRGNHNRYETAIWEEPSKLPLGAAAIGAAVLSFALVVPCISQVWFTGPIAVTTGDIGFEVAFFLSGLLYLPLRYAEKRLMGR; encoded by the exons ATGGCCGACAACCTCGAGAGCCAGCGCGACCAATCGCATCATGACGACAAGCAGGCCAGGGAGAGTCCCGACGTGCAACAGCATCAACCTGGCCGCCATGGCAAAAGCCTCGTGCGGCGAGTCCTGATggccggccgggtcgaggagggcggcatCGAGCCCATCCCGCTCGAGGCCCGGACAAACACCAAGTACTTCAACGCCTTTACAATCTGGTGTTCGATCAACACCAACATTCTGGC CATCACCTTCGGCATGTTGGGTCCCGTCTCGTTCGGACTCGGCCTGCGGGACTCGGCGCTCGTGATTCTCTTTTTCAACCTCTTGTCGACTCTGGCCCCGGCGTTTCTGTCCACTTGGGGCCCCAAGACAGGCATGCGCCAGATGATCCAAGCCCGCTTCAGTTTTGG CTATTACTTCGTGTACAtccccgtcgtcctcaaTTTGGCGACCCTCACTGGGTTCTGTGTCATTATCTGCGTGATTGGAGGACAGTGCCTCTCGGCAGTCTCCGAGGGCGACCTCTCCACCGCCGTCGGTATTGTCCTGATCGGCATCGCGGCGCTGTTGATATCCTTTTGCGGTTTCAACGTGCTGCACTTCTATGAAGGCTACGCCTGGATGCCGGCCCtggtcgccatcatcattgCCGTGGGCTgcggcggccagcagctgAAGCAGCAAGCTGCGGCTGAGCCGGCAACTGCATCCGGGGTCCTCAGCTTCGGCGGTGTCATCGCGTCCTACATGCTCCCGTGGGCTTGCATCGCGTCCGATCTGACAACCTACTTCGATCCCACAAAGCGCCTCGTATC CCACCGTATCTTTGCTTACAGCTATCTCGGACTGGTCGTACCGACCATCCTGCTCATGACCTTGGGCGCGGCCATTGGCGGCGCCATGGGCAACATCCCCGAGTGGCAGGACGGCTTCAGCAGCACCTTGGTCGGCGGCGTTCTCGGAGCCATGCTCgccccggccggcggcttcggcaaGTTCATCCTCGTCGTGCTCGCCTTCACCCTGCTGGCCAACATCTCCGGCACCATGTACGCCATCACGCTCAACTTCCAGACCCTGATCCCCACGTTCCGGCTGCCGCGGTacgtcttctccgtcgtggtgaccgccatcatcatccccaTCGCGATCCGGGCCGCCCACGACTTCTTCCTCAGCCTGGAGAACTTCATCGCGCTCATCGGCTACTGGTCGGCGTCGTTCATCGGCATCGTGGTCGCCGAGCACTTCGTTTTCCGCCGCGGGAACCACAACCGGTACGAGACTGCGATCTGGGAAGAGCCGTCAAAGCTGCCGTTGGGCGCCGCAGCTATCGGGGCTGCCGTGCTTAGCTTCGCTCTTGTCGTCCCGTGCATCTCTCAAGTGTGGTTTACGGGGCCCATCGCAGTCACGACGGGAGATATTGGCTTCGAAGTCGCGTTTTTCCTCAGTGGTCTTCTATACCTGCCTCTGCGTTACGCCGAGAAGCGGTTGATGGGACGGTAA
- a CDS encoding Putative CoA-transferase family III — translation MDRSTFSSTDIVQEVWAHLGLPKHAISALKIDTTGGPVCPSSFKIGHLAQSSIALSALTAALVHSLRNSNHVPRVSVPHHHALAEFKSERLYEIEGEPPQSTWGNVGGLHKTLDGHVRIHDSFPHHRLGTLRLLQLPLEASRDDVASKTKLWRSIDLETTGIKRGLAIYALRTYDEWDAHPQSAAIANQPILLGKLGNGPKGLPDHLSGGTDRCLRGLRVVELSRVIAAPVAGKTLAAHGADVLWVTSPHLPGLPPLDREFGRGKRTIQLDIGDPSDKARLLELLRTADVFIQGYRPGSLAAHGLSPAELAAANPGLVVANLSAFGPDGPWSDRRGFDSLVQTCSGMNVSEAEHFGAGEPARPMPCQALDHGAGYFLASGISAALYKRATEGGSWVVDVSLGGVMKYLRSLGQYAGKTGFEAPDITNDLPENLFERRETDFGLMKYLKHSATVEGHEPGWDVMPKILGTDEPRWLS, via the coding sequence ATGGATCGCTCAACCTTTAGCTCTACAGATATCGTCCAAGAGGTCTGGGCTCATCTCGGCCTGCCAAAACATGCCATTTCTGCACTCAAAATCGACACCACGGGTGGTCCGGTCTGCCCCTCCTCATTCAAGATCGGCCACCTTGCACAGAGTTCGATCGCTTTATCAGCCTTGACAGCTGCCCTCGTCCACTCTCTCCGCAACAGCAATCATGTACCACGGGTCTCCGTACCCCACCATCATGCCTTGGCTGAGTTCAAATCCGAAAGACTTTACGAGATCGAAGGCGAGCCCCCTCAGTCTACATGGGGCAACGTGGGAGGTCTTCACAAGACTCTCGACGGCCACGTCCGTATTCATGATTCCTTCCCGCACCATCGCCTCGGAACTTTACGACTGCTTCAACTACCTCTGGAGGCCAGCCGTGATGACGTTGCCTCCAAAACGAAACTTTGGCGCAGCATCGACTTGGAGACAACCGGCATCAAACGCGGCCTGGCAATTTACGCCCTCCGCACTTACGACGAGTGGGATGCCCACCCTCAGTCTGCCGCCATCGCAAACCAGCCCATCCTGCTCGGAAAGCTCGGAAACGGGCCCAAAGGCCTCCCTGACCATCTCTCCGGAGGTACGGATCGATGCCTCAGAGGCCTCCGAGTCGTCGAGTTGAGCCGCGTGATAGCCGCCCCCGTGGCGGGCAAGACCCTCGCGGCGCACGGAGCAGACGTTCTCTGGGTCACATCCCCCCATCTCCCGGGTCTGCCCCCGCTCGACCGAGAGTTCGGCCGCGGCAAACGCACGATCCAGCTCGACATCGGGGATCCTTCGGACAAGGCCAGacttctcgagcttctccgCACCGCAGACGTCTTCATACAAGGGTATCGGCCGGGCAGTCTCGCGGCCCACGGTCTGTCCCCGGCGGAGCTGGCTGCGGCCAATCCGGGACTCGTCGTGGCAAACCTATCGGCGTTTGGTCCCGACGGGCCTTGGTCCGACCGCCGGGGATTCGATTCCCTAGTCCAGACGTGTAGCGGCATGAACGTGTCGGAGGCGGAGCACTTTGGGGCCGGAGAGCCTGCAAGACCCATGCCTTGCCAAGCTCTGGACCACGGCGCTGGGTACTTCCTAGCTTCTGGAATATCTGCGGCGCTCTACAAGCGCGCAACAGAAGGTGGCTCTTGGGTTGTGGACGTTTCGCTGGGGGGTGTGATGAAATACCTGAGAAGTCTCGGCCAGTATGCAGGCAAGACAGGGTTTGAAGCTCCCGACATCACAAATGACCTACCGGAGAACCTTTTCGAAAGGAGGGAGACGGACTTTGGGCTGATGAAGTACCTCAAGCATTCTGCCACGGTCGAGGGTCATGAGCCTGGTTGGGATGTCATGCCAAAGATATTGGGAACGGACGAGCCTCGATGGCTCAGCTGA
- a CDS encoding Putative FAD-binding domain, FAD/NAD(P)-binding domain superfamily — MTIKSHPTPKPLKVAIIGGGPGGLGAAIEFGKLDYVDWTLYEKKPQISETGGGISLQRHTWRLLELNGAAKNIHPDDFFRSPDGTSGQQRNGRTGKLLEQSSHPADTPPQQLSCRMVRAKLQAALLKDVDQSRVKTSKKLTSILVLPNGKVEISFEDGFTDEVDLLVGADGIRSVSRIHSTSSPIRTVQEADGQQFVRSFAFPSHKIKYNGQSAYRTIIHRPTAEKIDGIPQSPVFWQNTGGKYVFTCPLGGDDFEVTARIRRPIEGQQHVSWGRPFDFSTIASEYDEFCEPVRKVIQLAAQGETQEFALFSGPRLESVISHGALALIGDASHPLSGAFGAGAGFALEDVYALTRSIDWAQRNAKGLPAALDLYDQIRSPHYRDLYGVLDNFAALNSALLAEKLPVEEEIEERVRRAGESRSTWMYHYEIEKAVDKFLGATGEPSQVASVL; from the exons ATGACAATTAAGAGCCACCCAACCCCAAAGCCCCTTAAGgttgccatcatcggcggtgGTCCCGGTGGACTAGGCGCCGCCATCGAATTTGGAAAGCTAGACTACGTCGACTGGACACTTTACGAAAAGAAACCCCAAATCAGTGAGACCGGAGGCGGCATCAGTTTGCAACGACACACGTGGAGGCTGCTGGAGTTGAATGGGGCAGCCAAGAACATCCACCCAGACGATTTCTTCAGGTCACCAGACGGCACGAGCGGACAGCAAAG AAACGGCAGAACCGGCAAGCTTCTGGAGCAAAGCAGCCACCCCGCAGACACGCCGCCCCAACAGCTGAGCTGCCGCATGGTGCGGGCGAAGCTGCAAGCCGCCCTGCTCAAAGATGTCGACCAGTCGCGTGTCAAGACTTCGAAAAAGCTGACCAGCATTCTGGTTCTGCCGAATGGCAAGGTTGAGATCAGTTTCGAAGATGGCTTCACCGACGAAGTGGACTTGCTGGTGGGTGCTGACGGAATCCGATCGGTAAGCAGAATCcacagcaccagcagcccGATCCGGACGGTCCAGGAAGCTGACGGGCAACAGTTTGTGAGGTCGTTTGCCTTCCCTTCGCACAAAATCAAGTACAACGGCCAGTCGGCCTACCGCACCATCATCCACAGGCCAACGGCCGAAAAGATTGACGGGATCCCGCAGTCCCCCGTCTTCTGGCAGAACACCGGCGGGAAGTACGTCTTCACGTGCCccctgggcggcgacgacttCGAGGTGACGGCGCGCATCCGCCGGCCAATCGAGGGCCAGCAGCACGTCAGCTGGGGCCGGCCCTTTGACTTCTCGACCATCGCGTCGGAGTACGACGAGTTCTGTGAACCCGTACGAAAGGTCATACAGCTTGCCGCCCAGGGCGAGACCCAGGAGttcgccctcttctcggGGCCGCGGCTGGAGAGCGTCATCTCCCACGGCGCCCTGGCCCTGATCGGGGATGCTTCCCACCCCCTCTCGGGCGCGTTCGGCGCGGGCGCCGGGTTTGCGCTGGAGGACGTCTATGCCCTGACTCGGAGCATCGACTGGGCTCAGCGGAACGCAAAGGGCCTGCCTGCGGCGCTGGATCTGTACGACCAGATTCGGTCTCCGCATTACCGTGACCTGTACGGGGTTCTGGACAACTTTGCGGCCCTCAACTCcgcgctgctggccgagaaACTCcccgtggaggaggagattgaggagCGTGTAAGGAGGGCGGGCGAGAGTAGGAGTACTTGGATGTACCATTACGAGATAGAAAAGGCCGTCGATAAGTTCCTCGGGGCAACTGGCGAACCTAGCCAGGTGGCTTCTGTGCTCTGA
- a CDS encoding Putative P-loop containing nucleoside triphosphate hydrolase, NACHT-NTPase and P-loop NTPase yields MVSGIEIAGLISAIITIVDTAIDFYDAIKDLNGLPEAFKQVHARLPLVREILLDAKGLAKNADENEASALKSVLENCQEKAEELKKIFLHVLQDKSEDGAFVVSVYRAFVMRNKRSRVETLMQSILEDFQILSTYAVFEAAKKKEDDIEKARQEMTKVPPSIDDSDLEDKSGSTWNQNAGRDMYVLSGSGRLYHGGSSSYEGQHMYFGTATPQGTHPSPNSFGSCVIKLLEPVCTSYVAKHNSLVSQRTDGTGDWLLQQKSFKKWIDGSCKLLWCHGHLGTGKSILVIDTPTACIYVYFDYEAASQPTVADLLASLLFQLLKKQKSEHIANQIENEFSDWKTNGVPRNSDRFLTMIKAMAEKYSKVYLVVDALDECHEHPSNTRQDFLQAIVQLRSVNLLVTSRTHMGLKQLLKNPTEISIQAQEADLRMFVVSRFRGGEKINRFMIEAEKTSPGFQSLAVETIIKRAQKIFLLAKSDMDCLAACPTAGLLREALAKLPDITTTYDKALQRIQRQSPSQQQLAKHGLSCLLFSVSPLTVQAVCHAFAARDRRTYLDNDYIPEEDELISACAGIAVVEQTSKLLRPMHETVKSYLMKSPEEIPGENYIATVCLNYLSYDAFPETVKSKSELEQRINYYAFMKYASNHWVHHFRHTGENERLKSLAMNFLRNSAKVTSSFQVTTGFSNIPHTVKGVTGLHAAVYYDLRDIAKSLLLDWPDINAACSEGQTALHWSAKYGRDYLVDMLLEAGADPECKDLEENTPLHLAVMSEHICATEFLVKKGARLDVWNKRWTPFRWALKNGLRKEALLLARNGADVNVLGDDGWSTLRFAISYADLDVVELLIQHGENINRECKSGWTPVGEAAMYGKVDLLRFLLKRRAQADTPDRYGCTPLRHAVRYNHTAAVGLLIEHGADKDVPCEDGLTPLMQAVLSGFERLVWLLLEYGARTDIVDKKGWTALHHALSKRASSSGWLLLEAMKNPDVVDRDGMTPLHVAAGHCDAPTVWLLLEKGLQMDKRDNEGCTPLHIAVCRDDSTIFELLMERGANANIQDNNGLTALHHAAKQGKTAVIAHVVKTIRAYGLDRQQRLSNTLDVNRPDFQGLTVLHHAVRKNQLNVLLELVKIGPSLQLNTYDDKGVSPLSHAILHNYLEVVSILIRAGA; encoded by the exons ATGGTGTCGGGAATCGAGATCGCCGGCCTTATCAGTGCCATCATAACTATTGTCGACACGGCGATTGATTTTTACGACGCAATCAAGGACCTCAATGGCTTGCCAGAAGCTTTCAAGCAGGTTCACGCTCGACTACCCCTGGTCAGAGAGATCTTGCTAGACGCAAAAGGTCTTGCGAAGAATgccgacgagaacgaggccaGTGCGTTGAAATCAGTTTTGGAAAACTGCCAAGAGAAAGCTGAAGAGCTCAAAAAGATATTCTTGCATGTATTGCAAGACAAGTCGGAAGATGGAGCGTTTGTGGTCTCTGTCTACAGGGCGTTCGTCATGCGCAACAAAAGGTCTCGGGTCGAGACTCTGATGCAGAGTATACTGGAAGACTTCCAGATTCTCTCCACATACGCAGTCTTTGAGGCTgcaaagaagaaagaggatGACATTGAGAAAGCCCGACAGGAGATGACAAAAGTACCACCGTCAATTGATGATTCCGATCTTGAAGACAAGTCTGGATCAACGTGGAACCAGAACGCTGGCAGAGATATGTATGTCCTTTCAGGATCAGGCAGACTGTATCATGGGGGCTCAAGCTCTTATGAGGGACAGCATATGTATTTCGGTACTGCGACCCCCCAGGGAACCCATCCGTCACCGAATTCTTTTG GGTCTTGTGTCATAAAATTGCTTGAGCCTGTTTGCACCAGCTACGTTGCGAAGCACAACAGCTTGGTAAGCCAAAGAACAGATGGCACTGGTGACTGGCTGCTGCAACAAAAATCATTCAAAAAGTGGATTGATGGAAGTTGCAAACTGCTTTGGTGTCATGGGCATT TGGGCACAGGGAAGAGTATTCTAGT GATTGATACTCCTACGGCTTGCATCTACGTCTATTTCGACTACGAGGCTGCGTCGCAGCCTACAGTTGCTGACCTGCTTGCCAGTCTCCTGTTTCAACTTTTAAAGAAGCAAAAAAGTGAGCACATCGCCAATCAGATCGAAAATGAGTTCAGCGATTGGAAAACAAATGGCGTCCCTCGAAACTCCGATAGATTTCTTACGATGATCAAAGCCATGGCTGAAAAATACTCCAAAGTGTACCTTGTTGTCGATGCACTGGACGAATGCCACGAACATCCTTCGAATACTAGACAAGACTTCCTGCAAGCAATTGTACAACTTCGCAGTGTTAATTTGCTGGTAACGTCCCGAACCCATATGGGCTTGAAGCAACTGCTCAAGAACCCAACGGAAATCAGCAtccaagcccaagaagcAGACCTGAGAATGTTTGTTGTCAGTCGTTTCAGAGGCGGTGAAAAAATCAACAGATTCATGATAGAGGCTGAGAAAACGAGCCCAGGATTTCAAAGTCTCGCTGTGGAGACGATAATCAAAAGAGCTCAGAAAAT ATTTCTACTTGCGAAATCAGATATGGACTGTCTTGCAGCATGTCCAACTGCAGGGCTTCTCCGCGAGGCACTGGCGAAGCTCCCGGATATCACCACAACCTACGACAAGGCCCTGCAAAGAATCCAGAGGCAAAGTCCTTCCCAACAACAATTGGCAAAACACGGTCTTTCCTGCTTGCTGTTTTCAGTCAGTCCCTTGACCGTACAAGCGGTTTGTCATGCTTTCGCCGCGAGGGATCGCAGAACATACCTAGACAACGACTACATTCCGGAAGAAGATGAATTGATCTCAGCATGCGCTGGAATCGCTGTCGTCGAACAAACCAGCAAGCTTCTTCGGCCGATGCATGAGACCGTCAAGAGCTACCTCATGAAAAGCCCAGAGGAAATTCCAGGCGAGAATTACATTGCTACTGTTTGCCTCAACTATCTCTCGTACGACGCATTCCCTGAGACTGTAAAGTCTAAATCAGAACTGGAGCAGCGAATCAACTACTATGCCTTTATGAAATACGCATCAAACCATTGGGTTCATCATTTCCGACACACAGGCGAGAATGAACGACTCAAAAGCCTGGCAATGAACTTTCTTCGCAACTCCGCCAAAGTAACCAGCTCGTTTCAAGTCACAACTGGATTTTCGAATATCCCGCACACCGTGAAGGGAGTCACAGGTCTACATGCCGCCGTGTATTATGATCTCCGAGACATAGCTAAAAGTCTTCTCCTGGACTGGCCCGATATCAACGCAGCCTGCAGCGAAGGGCAAACAGCTCTCCACTGGTCTGCCAAGTACGGACGTGACTATCTGGTGGACATGTTGCTTGAGGCAGGAGCAGATCCCGAATGCAAAGACTTGGAGGAGAATACACCGCTACACCTTGCAGTGATGAGCGAGCATATTTGTGCGACAGAATTCCTAGTCAAGAAAGGTGCAAGGCTTGACGTCTGGAACAAGAGATGGACTCCCTTTCGATGGGCCTTGAAAAACGGTCTCCGGAAAGaagcccttcttctcgcaAGGAATGGAGCAGATGTGAACGTTTTGGGTGATGACGGATGGTCAACTCTGCGGTTCGCAATTAGCTATGCCGACTTGGACGTCGTGGAATTGCTCATTCAGCACGGTGAAAACATCAACAGAGAATGCAAGAGTGGTTGGACTCCTGTGGGAGAAGCAGCAATGTACGGCAAGGTCGATTTGCTTCGTTTTTTGCTCAAGAGAAGAGCCCAGGCTGATACCCCAGACCGCTATGGGTGTACTCCGCTCAGACATGCAGTCAGGTACAACCATACGGCTGCTGTGGGATTGCTTATCGAGCACGGTGCCGACAAAGATGTCCCCTGCGAGGACGGATTGACGCCCCTAATGCAAGCTGTCCTAAGTGGTTTCGAGCGACTAGTATGGCTTCTTTTGGAGTATGGTGCTAGGACTGACATTGTGGACAAGAAAGGATGGACAGCTCTACATCACGCCTTGAGCAAACGTGCTTCTTCGTCTGGATGGCTCTTGCTGGAAGCGATGAAAAACCCTGACGTGGTAGACCGTGATGGAATGACACCACTACATGTGGCGGCAGGACATTGCGACGCGCCCACGGTATGGCTGCTGCTTGAAAAGGGGTTGCAAATGGACAAGCGAGACAACGAAGGATGTACTCCGCTTCACATTGCAGTATGCCGGGACGACAGCACCATTTTCGAGCTACTCATGGAGCGGGGAGCAAATGCCAACATACAGGATAACAACGGTTTGACAGCTTTGCACCACGCCGCCAAGCAAGGGAAaaccgccgtcatcgcccatGTCGTCAAAACCATCCGGGCTTATGGGCTGGATCGTCAGCAGCGCTTGTCGAACACTCTTGACGTGAATCGACCAGATTTTCAGGGTCTCACCGTTTTACACCATGCGGTTCGGAAAAATCAACTTAACGTACTGCTTGAATTAGTCAAAATCGGCCCGTCTCTTCAACTCAACACGTACGATGATAAGGGAGTGTCACCTCTGTCCCATGCAATTCTCCATAATTATCTTGAAGTGGTAAGCATCTTGATAAGGGCAGGGGCGTAG